One genomic region from Camelus bactrianus isolate YW-2024 breed Bactrian camel chromosome 3, ASM4877302v1, whole genome shotgun sequence encodes:
- the LOC105068275 gene encoding olfactory receptor 14C36 yields the protein MANSTTVTEFLLMNFAERWQLRLLHSMLFLLIYLVTLLGNLLIVTVTTIDPKLNMPMYFFLRNLSVLDMCYVTVTVPNACVNSLTGNSAISVAGCAAQVFLVIYFAYVELVFLTIMARDRYVAICQPLHYPVVMNYHCCVQMTLASLLSGLVYAGVHTGQTFQLTFCQSNVIHQFFCDVPSLLRLSCSDTSSNFLLILFSAIVVIGGCLIFITMSYIHIFSTVLKFPIREQGKVFSTCVPHILVVSVFLSSILSVYLKPSVNSETIQDMILPVFYTIVPPFLNPIIYSLRNTQVKEAMKKVILRNFYSGK from the coding sequence ATGGCCAACTCCACCACCGTGACTGAGTTTCTCCTCATGAACTTTGCTGAAAGATGGCAGTTACGGCTCCTGCACTCCATGCTGTTCCTTCTGATCTACTTGGTTACCTTGTTAGGGAATCTTCTCATTGTCACTGTCACCACGATCGACCCGAAACTTAACAtgcccatgtacttcttcctcagaAACCTGTCTGTCTTAGATATGTGCTATGTTACTGTCACTGTCCCCAATGCCTGCGTTAACTCTCTCACTGGCAACAGCGCCATTTCAGTGGCTGGGTGTGCAGCCCAGGTTTTCCTGGTCATTTATTTTGCCTATGTGGAGCTGGTGTTTCTCACCATTATGGCCCGagaccgctacgtggccatctgccAGCCCCTCCACTACCCAGTTGTCATGAACTACCACTGCTGTGTCCAAATGACACTCGCCTCCTTGCTGAGTGGTCTTGTCTATGCAGGTGTGCATACGGGTCAAACATTCCAGCTGACCTTCTGTCAGTCCAATGTGATCCATCAGTTCTTCTGTGATGTCCCCTCTCTGCTGAGGCTCTCCTGCTCTGACACCTCCAgcaatttccttttaattcttttttctgccATTGTGGTTATTGGGGGCTGCCTTATCTTTATTACTATGTCATATATTCACATATTTTCCACTGTGCTAAAGTTTCCAATCAGAGAGCAAGGAAAGGTCTTTTCCACCTGTGTCCCTCACATTCTTGTGGTGTCTGTCTTTCTCAGCTCTATTCTCTCTGTGTACCTAAAGCCTTCGGTAAACTCTGAAACAATTCAGGACATGATTCTTCCTGTTTTTTATACCATAGTCCCTCCCTTCTTAAATCCTATCATCTACAGTCTTAGAAACACACAGGTAAAAGAAGCTATGAAGAAAGTTATattaagaaacttttattctggaaaataa